CTTCCTTTTATTATCACAATAGTTTTTTGATCGCGGATTCTCAAAACGCCTTTGTACTCGAGACTGCCGGTAAGTTCTGGGCTTGGAAAAGAATCGAAGGTTTTTATTCGATCTCGAACGGACTTACTTTGGAGGATAACTTCGATGCGATTCATCCTCGCGCGATCGAGTTTGCTCTGAAGGAAGGTTGGTTGAAAAAGGGAGAACCCTTTTCGTTTCGTAAAGTATTTTCGGATTCCTTTTTTACTTTTTTCAGCAAATGTAAACTCCGTCGAGCTCGGACCGCTTCTATGGGAGAATCCAGAAAAGGAACATTCGGTCCTCGAGACGCGATGGAAATTCTGAGACAAGAAGGTGAGCCGGGGAATTCCCATTCTTTTTATCCTTCTTCTTCCGATATGGGTTCCGTTTGTCTTCACGCGACCGGACCGATTACGCCTAACGGTACTACGGGTTCTTTTGTGGCTGAGTTGAAAAACGAAACTTCTAAAAATCGTTTCTGGTTTACGGGAACTGCGATTCCCTCGATTTCTCTTTTTCTTCCCGCGGGTTTTCCCGGTACCAGTTTTTTAGAGAAGAATTTCGAACAACCGAGCGCGTTCTTGGATACTTCTCTTTGGTGGACTCACGAAAAATTTTATAGAGAGATTCAGCGTTTTTATCCGGACGCAAAAAATTTGGTTCAACCCAGAATCGCTTCTCTGGAAGAAGAATGGTTTCAAGAACTTTCCAAATTGGAAAAGAATTCCAATCCTTCCAAAGAAATCGATCTTTTGAGCGAAAAGGCAGGTCGAGTGGCTCTTCAAGAATATCGTTTTTGGAACGCGAATTTGTTAAACGAATTAAAAAAGAAACGTCCCAAGAAGGCCTTCGCGCCGTTTTACAACCTGCAATGGTCCTCTTGGAATCGGAAAGTCGGAATCAGCGTTTCTTAGATGCGGCTTTGCGGATTCTTAAATTGATGAGTTCGACTCCGAGAGAGAAAGCCATCGAAAAATAGACGTATCCTTTCGGGATATGAAAGTGAAGCCCGTCCGCAAACAACATAGCTCCGATCATGATCAAAAATGAAAGCGCAAGAATTTTCATCGTCGGGTGTTCGTTGATAAAATCGCTGACCGCGCCCGAGAAAATCAACATCACGATCATCGAAAGAAGGACGGCGACCACCATCACTTCAAAGTGTCCGGATAAGCCGACTGCCGTTACGATGGAATCCACCGAGAAAATAATGTCCAAGAGAATGAGTTGTACGATCACTCCCCAGAAGGAAACTTTTTCTTTCTCGGATCCGGAATGTCCGTCTTCGGCTCCTTCTATCTTTCCGTGAATTTCGCTCGTGCTCTTTGCTATGAGGAAAAGTCCCCCGCCTAACATGATAAGATCTCTTCCGGAGATCGCAAAATCAAAGACGGTGAAGAGCGCGTTGGTAAGCGAGGCGATCCAAGTGACCGCAAAGAGAAGTCCGATTCTAAATCCAAGGGCAAGTGTAAGTCCTAAATTTCTCGCCTTAGCCTGTTGATTTTTGGGAAGTTTTCCGGCTACGATGGATAGGAAGACGATGTTATCGATTCCAAGGACGATTTCCATGAGGGTTAAGGTTAGGATTGCGATGATCTTATCGGGAGTCAGGAGTTCCATGCAAATGCAGTTAATTTTTCGAAAACAAAGAAATCAATCGATTTACAAGGAAATTTAAGAGGTCATACTGGAAGTATGGAGTTTCTTCCGGAAGTTTTTCGAACCAAAGAGGTGAGTGGAATCCATCTGCGTGCCAAGACGATTCTTCCTTGTCTCCCTCCTCGTTTGAGCCTTCTCGTCTTTCTGAGACATTCCGGTTGTATTTTTAGCAGAGAAGCCGTTCAAGATCTCAGAGAAATTTCCGAGTCTTGTCTTTCTTTTCCTCCGATTCTTTTTTTCTTTCCGGGAGAATTAGGAGAAGCCAAAGAATTTTTCGGAGAAATCTGGGAAGAGGCTTCGGTTGTAGCCGATTCGAGGGTTGAATTCTATCAGAATCTCGGTTTAAAAAATGCGACTCTGGTCCAGTTAGCGGGTCCCGAAGTTTTGATCGGAACGGCAAGGGCCACTCTCAAAGGCCTTTTTTATGGGATTCCCGGAAGGAATTCTCTGCGAATGCCCGGAGCCTTTTTGGTCGTAAAGGATCGAATCGTCTGGGAACACGAATACAGACATATCGGAGATCATCCCGACTGGAGAAATCTTCCCGGGGTCACTCTGATTCCCGGCGCGGAATTCGGTCCGGACGTGATGCCTGCGTAAAAAAAGGAAAACTTATTCTTCTATTCTCTTTGGGGGATCTCTCAAAATCTGGATGAAACAAGTCGGTTCCCATTGCACAATCCAATAGAAAATTTTTCAAATCTTCCCCTTGCTCCTTTAATCCAACAATCCATCAAAGACGTCGGTTATTCGAAACCGACTCCGATCCAAATTCAGGCGATTCCTCCTTTGCTCGAAGGAAAGGACCTTTTGGGCTGTGCCCAAACGGGAACCGGAAAAACGGCCGCCTTTGCGCTCCCGATTCTTCATCGTTTATTTACGAATTCGAGAAAGGCCGCACCGAAACAAACCCGAGTTTTAGTTTTAACTCCTACGAGAGAACTTGCGATTCAAGTTCATGATAGTTTTAAAGTCTACGGTCAACACTTGAAATTGAAAACCGCCGTGATCTTCGGGGGCGTCGGTCAGAGTCCTCAGGTGAAAAGTCTTTCTTCCGGCGTGGACATTCTTGTGGCGACTCCAGGAAGGCTCGTGGATCTGATCGATCAAAGATTCTTAAGTTTGAGCGAACTCGAAGTTTTCGTTTTGGATGAAGCAGATCGGATGCTCGACATGGGTTTTATTCACTCGATCAAAAAGATCATCGCGATGTTGCCGA
The sequence above is a segment of the Leptospira stimsonii genome. Coding sequences within it:
- a CDS encoding carcinine hydrolase/isopenicillin-N N-acyltransferase family protein is translated as MCDTFLATPSFTGNGSMIFGKNSDREPNEAQALLRVLSRTGEKETQCTYIKVPSVKETQEVILSKPFQMWGAEMGANSSGVVIGNEAVFTKIPFEKKNQGLTGMDLLRLALERSKNAEAARETILQLLEQFGPDACGGYSNSSFYYHNSFLIADSQNAFVLETAGKFWAWKRIEGFYSISNGLTLEDNFDAIHPRAIEFALKEGWLKKGEPFSFRKVFSDSFFTFFSKCKLRRARTASMGESRKGTFGPRDAMEILRQEGEPGNSHSFYPSSSDMGSVCLHATGPITPNGTTGSFVAELKNETSKNRFWFTGTAIPSISLFLPAGFPGTSFLEKNFEQPSAFLDTSLWWTHEKFYREIQRFYPDAKNLVQPRIASLEEEWFQELSKLEKNSNPSKEIDLLSEKAGRVALQEYRFWNANLLNELKKKRPKKAFAPFYNLQWSSWNRKVGISVS
- a CDS encoding TerC family protein codes for the protein MELLTPDKIIAILTLTLMEIVLGIDNIVFLSIVAGKLPKNQQAKARNLGLTLALGFRIGLLFAVTWIASLTNALFTVFDFAISGRDLIMLGGGLFLIAKSTSEIHGKIEGAEDGHSGSEKEKVSFWGVIVQLILLDIIFSVDSIVTAVGLSGHFEVMVVAVLLSMIVMLIFSGAVSDFINEHPTMKILALSFLIMIGAMLFADGLHFHIPKGYVYFSMAFSLGVELINLRIRKAASKKR
- a CDS encoding SelL-related redox protein, whose protein sequence is MEFLPEVFRTKEVSGIHLRAKTILPCLPPRLSLLVFLRHSGCIFSREAVQDLREISESCLSFPPILFFFPGELGEAKEFFGEIWEEASVVADSRVEFYQNLGLKNATLVQLAGPEVLIGTARATLKGLFYGIPGRNSLRMPGAFLVVKDRIVWEHEYRHIGDHPDWRNLPGVTLIPGAEFGPDVMPA